A genomic stretch from Malus domestica chromosome 15, GDT2T_hap1 includes:
- the LOC139187452 gene encoding uncharacterized protein isoform X2, whose translation MLEGKATIREADMPEKMQMQAMACASQALDLHDVFDCKSIAAHIKKEFDKMYGSGWQCVVGSNFGCFFTHSPGTFIYFALETLNFLVFKAASS comes from the exons atgttGGAAGGGAAAGCTACGATAAGGGAAGCAGACATGCCAGAAAAGATGCAGATGCAAGCCATGGCTTGTGCTTCTCAAGCCCTTGATCTCCATGACGTTTTTGATTGCAAATCCATAGCCGCCCACATCAAGAAG GAGTTTGACAAGATGTATGGGAGTGGGTGGCAGTGTGTGGTGGGCTCTAACTTCGGTTGTTTCTTCACTCATTCACCTGGAACTTTCATATATTTTGCTCTGGAGACCCTCAATTTCCTTGTCTTTAAGGCTGCCTCTTCTTGA
- the LOC103431481 gene encoding protein CONTINUOUS VASCULAR RING 1-like, with amino-acid sequence MGDEKSSSSIVMASRDREPRDRELLIPVADSGDEDASSKPSSSSSSSHHTGRETFSKVVRSWASKKFMTGCVILFPIAITFYITWWFIHFVDGFFSPIYAQLGINIFGLGFVTSITFIFLVGVFMSSWLGASVLGLGEWFIKRMPFVRHIYNASKQISSAISPDQNTQAFKEVAIIRHPRIGEYAFGFITSSVVLQSYSGDEELCCVYVPTNHLYIGDVFLVNTKDVIRPNLSVREGIEIVVSGGMSMPQILSTLDSRIMPVER; translated from the exons ATGGGCGATGAGAAGTCGTCGTCATCGATTGTAATGGCGAGCAGAGACAGAGAACCGCGAGATCGCGAGCTTCTCATTCCCGTGGCGGACTCCGGCGACGAGGATGCGTCGTCCAAACCCTCCTCTtcgtcctcctcctcccacCACACCGGCCGCGAG ACGTTTTCCAAAGTTGTTAGAAGTTGGGCATCAAAAAAGTTCATGACAGGATG TGTGATCCTATTTCCAATAGCGATCACTTTCTATATCACATGGTGGTTCATTCACTTTGTGGATGGCTTCTTCTCTCCAATCTATGCTCAACTTGGAATCAACATTTTTG GTCTTGGATTTGTAACTTCCATAACATTCATATTTCTCGTTGGGGTGTTCATGTCATCATGGTTGGGTGCATCTGTCCTGGGCCTTGGTGAGTGGTTTATCAAAAGAATGCCGTTTGTTCGTCATATCTACAATGCCTCCAAGCAGATTAGTTCTGCCATATCCCCAG ATCAAAACACACAAGCTTTCAAGGAAGTGGCTATAATAAGGCATCCACGTATTGGTGAATATGCATTCGGGTTCATCACTTCATCCGTTGTCCTACAG AGTTATTCTGGAGATGAGGAGTTGTGCTGTGTTTATGTTCCCACGAACCATCTTTACATTGGTGATGTATTCCTGGTCAACACCAAGGATGTTATCAGACCAAATTTATCCGTACGGGAGGGAATTG AAATCGTTGTGTCTGGAGGCATGTCAATGCCCCAGATCCTGTCAACGCTTGATTCGCGGATCATGCCAGTGGAAAGATGA